The DNA window GTCCAAAAAGCCAGATTAATTTAACgcgattcaatgttgaaaagcaataaaagggaaaaacatCCAGTGGGTGCAACTACTTTTATAGACACTCTTATTTAATGAAagctaaaaaggttattttTAGGGGAAACATGCTTTATTCCCATGTGTTAAATTGAAATTAATTAGAAAATCGACCAAAAATATCGAAACGTGTGAATTCCTTGACTCAAATCGCGCAAATCTACTAAATCAACTCAGCTTCTGTTCATATTTTGCTGTAGAAAACACAGTGGAAATATAAACAATTCATGCCTTTGTCCATTCCTTAAGCCCACAAACATCTGTATAGCACATGTGGGAAGTATATTCAGAACCAGTATATTTGGAAGCAGTTTGTCTAATGAAGAATTCATTGTTTGGACAATCAGTACAGCTTTTATTTATCAATAATTTGGCTAATATTTGTCCAGTATTGTGCATAAACTTTTATACACAGCATGTTTGTCTATCATCAATGTATTTAAGAGGAGGCTAGTGAAGTACAACTTGTCAATCAAAACTGCTTTATTAGAAtcagaaatgtaaatattaaagtaGGCAGCCGGTCTTAAATGAGCAGTCGGCTGTTTGGGCGGCAGCTTATGGAAAGCTCCGGTCCTTTATCTTCTCCGCTGGGCTCAGAGTTTCTCCATCTGTTTCCCTCCTCTGTTCTTTTCTCCATAACCTCGGCCTCTCCCGAGCAGCTCCGCTAAGCCAAAGTCTTTGATCCTGCATGTTCCCGTCCCCACACCAGTGTGACGCTCTACCCGGCCTGGGGTCGGGGGGTGGAGGGAGTCGGCCGATGAATCTGGGTCAGCTCTGGGTGAGGGGAGGGGAGTGCTGGGAAGCAGGGGAAGGGTGGTGGGTTCTGACCCCAGAACAGGTGCTCCAGATCCCAGAGAGGATTTTCTGCACAGAGCGGCTGTTGGACGAAACTCTGccgagagaaagaaagagtctGACCGAGGGAGAGGGAGTCATGTCTGGACTTGTAGAGGCTCTAGCGCAGGGGTGTCCAACGtgaggcccacgggccaaaaccggccctgcAGAGGGTCCAAACCGACCTGCTGGATGGCTttgtaaaaggaaaaaattacagagaagacatcaactgcaaattgtaaatttataaaactataaatttagtCATTTCTAGAAcctgacaagttgttttgatcataaaataaaatactagattgctcatttttcttttgtcattttgtgtcacaattttgcaacattttgtcttgtttttgttttttttcatctgacttttgtctcctgtttttgtcattttgtttctcgtttttgtcgttttgtgtttcctttttgtctcacttgtgttttttgtcttatttttgtcattttatgttttgctttattcgttgttctgtgtgtcgtttttgccttttgtgtttttttttgtctcgctcatgtttgtctattttttgtcattttatttctcgctGTTATTTTTGGtctagtttgtgtcatttatgtaattttttgtcgCAGTTTTGTCGTTGGTCTATTTTTATCGCTTTGTAgcttttctgtcaaattttttcgctttttttgttttgtgtggtttgtctaatttttttgtcattttgtttctcgtgttagtcgttttgtctcgtttttgcagtattttgtcttgtgttgattttttgtcAGTATTTGTCTGACTCTTGTcacgtgtttttgttttgtgtttcctttttgtatcgcttgtgttttttgtcttgtttttgtcattttgtgtttggctttatttgttgttttgtgtatcatttttatgttttgtttgtctatttttttgtcattttatttctcgcttttgttattttttgtctggtttctgtcatttgtgcaatcttttgtttcagttttgtcgtttgtctcgtttttttgtcattttgtttctcatttttgtcattttgtttctcatttttgtcattttgtctctcatttttgtcattttgtctctcatttttgtaatattttgttttgttttatccttATATCGTTCAGTTAAAGTGGCCCCTGatctaagatgagtttgacccCGCTGCTCTCGTGGGTCGCCTCCTCAGCAGCAAAGTGCTCGTCTGGATGTATTTTTCAGTGAGGTGTAGCTGAACAGACAAGCATGTGTAATTCACTGTGACGGTGTGATCAAAGCATCTGCAGAGGATTATGTAAAGGGTCAGATGTCACACAAATATCACATGTATGTGCTCCAAAGCCAAACAAAAACTCACggcccctttttttttttttttccttcttccttcccTGCTCTTCTTTCTGTCTGCTCTCAGAGGCTGAAGGATGAGATAGCAGAGGTGACCACTGAGATTGAAAGCCTGGGTCTGTCTGAAGAGAGGTAAAGTGTCTCTCAACCACCATCTCTGTACCGCATGCGTAGGCAACACTCAGCCTGGTTTCAGTGGAAATAAATTCATGGGTAATAGTCAGAAACACTCAGAACAAAGCCTGCTGCCTTGTGGGATTCGTGAAATAATAGATTTTTTCGATTAAATATTGCATTTATTAACGTCACATCAGATTTCTAGTAGAGAAGATAACGGCAAATATGTAGAGAATGCTTAATTTTGTTATACAAGCACCAAAACTGGCTTGTGTGTCCATAATTTGTTGAAATAACAGAACTTTAGCCAcgttaattaattaaaatagcAACCATTTCTGCGAGATGCACACCATTTCCAATGTGCAGTCCCATACATTATCACATAGCATCGTCTTTTAGAGTGATCTGCTTGGTTTGGGAGTCAAAATATGTAGAATTAAGCACTTTGAATCCAAATCTGCACGATCTAGCACTATAATTTACACCTTTAATAGCCAGATTTTAGCCAAGGCTGCAGTCTGAAGTGGATCAGTGGAGCTTTTCCTCCGTTCTTTCACAAGCTGTGCTATTGTTTCAGCACTCTGAGAAAGGATAGAAATTCTGGTAGACGTGTGATGTTTAGATGTTCTTTATGTTTCTAATCTGACCCAAGCCTGTAATGCTATTAGAATAAAACAGTCCGAGAAACAAGCGTCATTGTTGGTATGTGCTTATCCAACTGCAGTAAAATCTCAATAATTCAAACTCTGATAATTCAAAGTAACTCCTTAATTGAAAGTgtttttgctgtcaaatttaaTTTAGTATTGAATCCTTGAATTTCTCTCAGGATTagtaaagtatctatctatccatctatatCCAGAATCTATCCGTTCAGACATCTGATATTCCATTATGACTTTGACTGAACAAGGTTTTATGGTGTCTAAACATGTTTCTAAAGTGTCCAAGAATTCATGAGACCATGGTAATAtcattaaaatttaataaacGAATAAAAAAATTGCCAGTTATGACACTGCCACCTTGAAAATGGACGACAGTTTGAATAAAAAGTAAGTCGTGTGTTTGGCATTTTGAGCGATTTTTCTGTTATGTGCCCCAGtcattccacaaaaaatgaagCCTTAAAACTGCTTATTTTGTGTCACCAAGAGTTCAAGACCAAAAGATATTCAGTGGAGATCACTGCAGGTACAATATGCACTCATCTCTTTTTCATGTACTGAAAGCTTCATTTCATCGTCTGAAGAAGGTGGAAGTGTGTGGTCCAGGTCAGTAGTGATggtttaaacagagaaaaacaacaaattctcCCTGAAACCAGAGTATTTGGTATTTCTTCTCAATAAATTAGTGTCGATTCAACCATGAAAAGGtggagtgtttgtgtttttaaagacgTTAATCTGTTTTTAGGAAAAGTatgcagaggaacaaacagatgGCCATGGGCCGGAAGAAGTTCAACATGGATCCCACCAAGGTAAAAACGTTGTCGGAGCGCTTCCTTCTTTCATGGAACAGATAAATGAAGAATCGGTTTTAGTCGAGAAAAACCTCAGACAAAAATGTCCAACGTAGATTCCCAAAGTCTGAGGTCATGACTTCAAAAAACCCCGAACATAATCAGCTCAGACAGGCAGCATcgttttcattttctcttcaaACTGACTCAAAGCAACTGATTGATTAAAGgagtaaaaacatgaaactgacaAACTGTCTTCCAAAATTCTGTCTTATTGTTTTAACTCGCTGAATAAAGACTtctttctttcatatttgtacTTTCAGTGTGTGACGTTctatgttttctgatttttctctCTCAGGGGATTCGCTTCTTGATCGACAGCTCGTtactaaaaaacacaagtgatgACATCGCCCAGTTCCTCTACAAGGGAGAAGGACTGAATAAGACGGCCATCGGAGACTACCTGGGGGAGAGGTCAGCAATAATAACGATGTTTCTTCTAATAATGTAAGCGGTAAAATACCTGCGGCATGTAGAGCCATCATTTTTTCCTGCACAGAGCGGCTGTTGGACGAAATTCTGCcgagagaaagacagagtctGACCGAGGGAGAGGGAGTCCTGTCTGGACTTGTAGAGGCTCTAGTGCAGGGGTGTCCAACGtgaggcccacgggccaaaaccggccctgcAGAGGGTCCAAACAGACCTGCTGGATGGCtttgtaaaaggaaaaaaatacagagaagacatcaactgcaaattgtaaatttataaaactataaatttaaaataatttctagaatctgacaggttgttttgatcataaagtaaaataatagattgctcatttttcttttgttgttttgtgtcacatttttgcaacattttgtcttgtttttgttgtttttcatctgacttttgtctcctgtttttgtcattttgtttctcctttttgtgtttttttgtctcacttgtgttttttgtcttatttttgtcattttatgttttgctttattcgtttttctgtgtcgtttttgtcattttgtctgtttttttgtctcacttatgtttgtctatttttttgtcattttatttctcgctgttgttattttttgtctagtttgtgtcatttatgtaatttttttcgcAGTGTTgtcgtttgtctgtttttatcgctttgtagcttttttgccaaattttttctcttcttttctcttatttttttgtcttattttttgtcattctgtttctcgtgttagtcgttttgtctcgtttttgcagtattttgtgttgttttttgtctgacttttgtctcgtgtttttgttgttttgtgtttcctttttgtctttgtaattttgttttcctatatttgttgttttgtgtgtcgttttgtgtcagcAATACTAACGATGTTTCTTCTAATAACGTAAGCGgtaaaatatctgcagcatgTAGAGCCATCATTTTGTCCTGTATgggtaacacctgtgggaaaCGTTCCACATGTTGATCTCAGGTTTTTTTCGGATTATATTTGTGTCAGACTACTCTAACATTTTGGGAATTTTCTCTCCTGgctgtggttgtgctgttttcatggaggtgcaggactttatattgagtaaaaatgtgactggaGGCAACAAACAGCACAGTTTGTATGTACAGAACCGTGTATATAATATTATCCGTGagtctttctgtctcagtgagTTAAGCTGAGCTGTGTTCACTCCTTGatcctgtgtgtttttttccctgtttcctCCCCCTGCGTTCGTGCACTCGTGGGTGCGTTTCTTGCGTGGGATTCTCGCGCGTCGTGCAGAGACGACTTCAACATCGAGGTTCTTCACGCCTTCTTGGAGCTGCACGAGTTCACAGATCTGAACCTGGTTCAGGCCCTCAGGCAGTTCCTGTGGAGCTTCAGGCTGCCCGGCGAGGCTCAGAAGATCGACCGCATGATGGAGGCGTTCGCCCAGCGATACTGCCACTGCAACCCCGGAGTGTTTCAGAGCACAGGTACGGAGAATTCAGTGGAGGAAGAGGCACCAGCGTCACGAGTAAATTAAACTTTAAAGTCCCACTTATTAGACATTGTCAAAGTGAACACACAGAAGCAGCAGTAAAACAGTTATTCTCcctaaaataactttatttgcaGTTCTGTTTGTGGGGAAAAACACGCCAGTAATCATCACttttaattcatatttattgtttatttcctcTGAGATACTTAGAAGCTTAGAAGCaaatattttaaacagaaacagtaaaaaatagGCCGAGAAAATCTAATAAGTGTAATTTTTGAGTTTAAATCAGCTGTCAGTAACACAGGAAAggtttttttaatgtgcttgagtaattattattatttatttattggatcagGGACCATGCAGTTAACCctgtgttttaaagtttgaaaatgtggggaaaaaatatatattttcacagtgaaaacttccacattgatcaacatttttgggaaattttttaacattttttggtggaaaaaataaatgtctctttaagaacattcggaaaaaaaatcaaccaaaatccgtcaaaatttgctggattttggttgattttgaggattcttttaaggattttttggaattttcttcttgaagattttgcaattttttttttataaatttggggaatttttttgctgaatttctgtattttttttcagacaagggagcAATATTTTTTAgagcccgtaaatgaggacaacaggagggttaacataGAAAACATCTGTAGACAACATCTGTAAAAGTAGACAAAGAGGACCAACAACACCGATAAAACAGCACACACAACACGACAAAGTACATTACACACATGATGACACAATCTGCAGTCAGTCGGACCTTATAGATGTCCTACGTGGAACATTCTTGTTTTTAGTCTGTGGGTTTTAGTCGGCGTGTCCTGAAAATGTGCATCCTCCCGTTCTGCCTGTTCTCAGATACCTGCTACATTTTGTCGTTCGCTGTGATCATGTTGAACACCAGCCTGCACAACCCCAACGTGAAGGACAAGCCCTCCGTTCAGAGGTTCACCGCCATGAACAGAGGAATCAATGACGGAGGAGACCTGCCAGAGGACCTGCTCAGGGTGAGAGGAGTTTGTTTTGCTGGAGCAGCTGTTATTGACAGTAATCTGAACACAGAAACCACAAGGAATTGTTTTCACCGTCGAGAAAGTCCCACTGTGTgatcagctgatctacagtcgAACTCAGGTGactgagaaaaacaaagtttagGCAGAAAACGGCACATCTTTGTGAACACCTCATCCATTACTTCAGCTGTCCAATAGGAGCGGTGCAGCTACAGTAACTATAGCACCACAAATAGCTGCATCTGCGCTCTCAGCTGGTGCTTGTATACAGATGAGGGTTGAAGAAATGCAGCATGGTAAATGTTGCATCGTCTCACCTTTCTGTAGCATCTAACTGGCAGCGGATTACAACCAGCTGTTCATAAGAATCAGGGAAATGCACAACTTAATGTGAAATTACACCAGAGAACTTCCCTCTGTGATTGTTTCTCAGCTTGTTATAAAATCAACAGCAGTCccatttcaaagaaaaaagcccgagaagcaaaatgaaacctttctcttccttttctttgttaATGTGGGGATTTTTCCAACAAATTGCTTCTGTATTTATCTTCCATATTTGAAACCgtgcaggtgttttttttactgttgtcATGCTTTTGTTCAGAACATTTGTAACTTTATCATGATCTCtcgaaaaatgtgattttattctCAAGAGACTTTCTggttaaccctgtaaaacccactgttaaaaaaatatacaacattagttttatttttattatttatatagaaataaaaagATATTATTTTGCTATTTCTTTTCTATGTTTGGGTTTTACGgattatatatacatatctagaatttgtttattttttaaattattatttctattatttctatctaaatatattcatattatttttgctatttttatattttacaaattatatatacatatctagaatttttttcttattttttataatttgtacctaaataaatacattattttggtcatttttttctatatttcagttttacagattatatatagaatattttagaatttttaaaattattaatttttattacttatataggaaaaatatgtatattattttgctcattttttctagatttgggttttacagattatatatacatatgcagaatattaaaaaaatttaattattgttttttatttatatctaaataaatgttatttctaTATTTGACTTTTACAGattatatgtaaatatatagaatattttaatttgttttaaattatttttttatcatttataccTATATAAATCTATAttaattttgctatttttaatgtagttgggttttacagattatatatacatatagagtattttttatttttttaattattagtttttataatttctgtataaatgtatgtatttttttttcattttttttctctatattGGGGTTTTACATGGTTAAATAAAGGTCAGATGAGGTTAAAAATGCTCATCTTTGTGTTGGATCCTCTGCAGAATCTGTACGACAGCATCAAGAACGAACCCTTTAAGATCCCAGAGGACGACGGGAACGACCTCACACACACCTTCTTCAACCCCGACAGAGAAGGATGGCTGCTGAAACTCGGTACGTGAACTCTTGGTGCGAATTATGTTACTTCATTCAGTCTGGATCAGTGCAAACAGGTCGGCCCTCTGCTGGACTGGACGAGTATCAGCACCTGAGTTTATGTAAAAAGACTgaaattgtttgatttttactcCTGTTGACCTTCTccttgtctgtttgtgtttcatggTTTTGACTCCAGGAGGTACGTACCCCTCAAACAGCTTTAATGCACTGCTTTGCTGCTGAGCTTTTACCCCCTCTGGCTGTGTGCATTCACCTTCGCATCGCAAATTAAGCCAGATCGTTCATTTTACAAATAATTCCACCCTCTGCTGCTGTGCCCTGATGTGGAAAACGTACCCTTTCACATCTGCTTCTAACTTCTGGGCTCTTTAAACTGGCGACTGACCCGAGTTTGACCTCAGCTTTTCCAGCCAGTTGATTAACCCGCTGCTTTGTGTCGTCAGTGTGCTTCGCTTTCAGTATGGAGtccagttttctgtcttttctgaagTCCTAACTCACCTGTAATCTGTCCTCAGGTGGACGAGTGAAGACCTGGAAGAGACGCTGGTTCATCCTCACAGATAACTGCCTCTACTACTTTGAATACACCACTGTGAGTAACGCTCCTAAATACTACATGCATGTTTGGGGGAGTTATACTTAGAGCGCTGACACTGTaatttgttttctctgtgtttacaAGGACAAGGAGCCCAGAGGGATTATTCCACTGGAAAATCTGAGCATCAGAGAAGTCGACGACTCCAAGAAACCGGTAAAGCactgctctttttttctcttcctgacACTCGTTGGCCTCTTCTGGATCTCTGTAGGTTCATGTCAGGTAAAAGATGGAGAAAATGTTCAGATGGGAGAGATTTctattccagaattggaggatatTTTACGTCCCACTCATtgtatttcaaataatccacgtacaaaatcctaaaacatgcagttgttgtgtaaatgttcttgtcctgggACCAAAtctataatataaataataaactgttggaaaatatttctaaaataccaaataagtctgaagTTCCCtctaaaatgtagtttttctctTGTCTCACCCCCCATGACCAAATAGAACAGTTAGGAGGGTTAATATAGTTGCTCTGTTGTGTAGCAGTAACTGTTTGATTAGCAGCACTAATTGTGTCATTATCTTCTACTAATCACCTTAATGTAGCAAATTCTGCAACAAATTCTTTAAAAGGAGAAGGCAGACCTTCAGTAAAGCAGCTGAAGTATACGGCGatatgttcaagaaaccagaaACGTTCTGATTACTTCATGTAGCTGTGGTCACATTTATCCACATCTGTGCTGTGAGAAATGCAGGACGACACCTTAGTGACACGACTGATCTGTGACAGGAAAGACGACACAGACTTTCAGAACCATTCTGTTTACAGAGATGTGGTAGAACTGACTAAAGTACCTTTACTGCCCTTATAGTACCACCTGATACACCACCATCCAACATCAACCTTCTTTACACTCTCAAGGACaccaaagctgcatttttatatGATCCTACTCTGTAGTTCCCTCAGAGAATCTGTTCTACAGCTGGTTGTCCATGTTGGTTGTCATTACCTCACTCAGACCTTCATGTACTTTTAGAAGCAGAAAGTCCAACGCTCTCTGTAAACCTCCTGACTTACCTCCTCTGTTCCGTTTCTCCCAGAACTGCTTCGAGCTCTTCATCCCCAACCACAAAGATCAGGTGATCAAGGCCTGCAAGACGGAGGCAGACGGCCGGGTCGTCGAGGGCAACCAcactttttacagaatctcaGCCCCGACCGCTGAGGAGAAGGACGAATGGATCAACAGCATCAAGTGAGTGACGGCTGAACATTCTCTGCTGCAGGTGATGAAGTCTGAAGGCTGGGTAATGCTTCCCGCACAAACACGATGCTTGGAAATCCGCTAGAGAGAACATGTTTGACTTTATACTCCATGTAGCGTCTGCTCCCAacctgcagggggcagtgtgtcacaaacacacatctaccTAGTCTACTCTAGTTTAATCCTCGTGTTGATCTACGGGTACAAACTGACccgatttaaagtttgaaaatgagggaaaaaaaaaaatgttcacaatgaaacttctgatgtccacattttcaacatttttgggaaatttttgaacatttttggtggaaaaaatgtgaaatttactggattttggttgatttttttggtgaatgttctgaaagaaaatattagaaattttacgattttttttttttggaagattttcgtAAAACAAGCTTAATCGTTTTCTGTGTTCAACCTGCAGAGCTGCCATCAGCAAAGACCCGTTCTACGAGATGCTGGCCGCTCGGAAGAAGAAGGTTTCCTCCCTGAAGGGTCTGTAGAGCTGCAGAGGATCGAGTCCTGCTGGAGGTGgacctgatgctgctgctgagatgCTGGAGCTGCTCAGAGGACTGAGCTTTATAAGAGCATCCTCTTCTGTTACCTTATAAACTGAAGTACCTTCAGTACCCACACCTTCTGCTCTACAGGTCTGACTTCATGTTGATTTCCAGTCTGTAGATGaaattattcttctttttttttttgcttttcctaAAACATCACCTTCTGTAATGATGCTCTGGTTCGGACTCCCACTCACTGAACATCTGCTGTAATGACTCTTGAAATGTGTCTGATTGACCTCAGAGCTTTTTCACACAGTCCATGTTTGTTCTGGTTTAGCACATCGAGTGTCTAACAGCTGCTTCAAACGTTTCCACAGAGGGAGAACAGGGCAGCAAATGTTTTCATCTCCAGGAGAGAAACGTGTTTAGATGTAATACGAGGTGTGATCGAAAAGTTCAGAGACGGTGCCTGAATAAAAAGCAATAGATGCCTGATTTAACGTCGGCTGCCTTCTGCTTCCAAGTTGTCATCTTGTGCAGCGACGCAGTGCTTGGAAAGCTCCTTTGATGTGTCGGAACGGTGATCCTTTGACTTGAATCTCATTTTCAGACAAGAATAAGAAGTCAAAGGGAGCTAAATCTAGCATGTAGGACAGATGAAGATTGACGGTTGTCTTACTGTGGCCAAAAAGCATAACTGGAGCACCCACATACTATCTCACTACAGTTTAGGTTGTTTGTGCTGAGAGTCCTTCTACAAACACTTCAAACATACAGTGAAACCTTATCAAATGGGGGACAAATTTATGATGCCCAACCTCGAGATATTGGAGAAAACATCTAGCATGGTTTTGGTGGAGCTCCTTACTGATGTGCCTTCTTCACAGTCAAAACTAAAGATGTCCTAATGAAGTATTTTAGGCTCCCGATCTGTTTATTTAGCCTCTGCTGATAATATTGCCTAAATAAAGCACACTGTAGGTGCTGAAGATTGACTGTAGTACCTGTTTgcgccaccaggtggagcctttTGCTGTTTAAtgctgtagagaccagaggaggcagtCGGTGTTTTCAGAGTTTAGTAAAAGAACAATGTGACAGAGACATCTAAATGTTTGGATTCTGCTGAAGGACACAgattgtgtttaaatgttttccacagtgaatgcacaaaaacacaacgcTGACcataaatgtcacaaaacatcCTGACTACTGACAGTTAAAAATTCCATGACTGTCAACAGGAAAACtctgaactttttgatcacACCTATTACATTAAATTATCAGCTGCACACAAGAACAGCTGAGAACGGCTTCTGCAGCTTGTGAA is part of the Acanthochromis polyacanthus isolate Apoly-LR-REF ecotype Palm Island chromosome 19, KAUST_Apoly_ChrSc, whole genome shotgun sequence genome and encodes:
- the LOC110948391 gene encoding cytohesin-1-like isoform X2; the encoded protein is MVLKSEDGVVPDDLSPEERQELESIRRRKEELLLDIQRLKDEIAEVTTEIESLGLSEERKSMQRNKQMAMGRKKFNMDPTKGIRFLIDSSLLKNTSDDIAQFLYKGEGLNKTAIGDYLGERDDFNIEVLHAFLELHEFTDLNLVQALRQFLWSFRLPGEAQKIDRMMEAFAQRYCHCNPGVFQSTDTCYILSFAVIMLNTSLHNPNVKDKPSVQRFTAMNRGINDGGDLPEDLLRNLYDSIKNEPFKIPEDDGNDLTHTFFNPDREGWLLKLGGRVKTWKRRWFILTDNCLYYFEYTTDKEPRGIIPLENLSIREVDDSKKPNCFELFIPNHKDQVIKACKTEADGRVVEGNHTFYRISAPTAEEKDEWINSIKAAISKDPFYEMLAARKKKVSSLKGL
- the LOC110948391 gene encoding cytohesin-1-like isoform X3; protein product: MQRNKQMAMGRKKFNMDPTKGIRFLIDSSLLKNTSDDIAQFLYKGEGLNKTAIGDYLGERDDFNIEVLHAFLELHEFTDLNLVQALRQFLWSFRLPGEAQKIDRMMEAFAQRYCHCNPGVFQSTDTCYILSFAVIMLNTSLHNPNVKDKPSVQRFTAMNRGINDGGDLPEDLLRNLYDSIKNEPFKIPEDDGNDLTHTFFNPDREGWLLKLGGRVKTWKRRWFILTDNCLYYFEYTTDKEPRGIIPLENLSIREVDDSKKPNCFELFIPNHKDQVIKACKTEADGRVVEGNHTFYRISAPTAEEKDEWINSIKAAISKDPFYEMLAARKKKVSSLKGL
- the LOC110948391 gene encoding cytohesin-1-like isoform X1, giving the protein MGTVSELCASSFQAFLCPTVRPPAATTVPDDLSPEERQELESIRRRKEELLLDIQRLKDEIAEVTTEIESLGLSEERKSMQRNKQMAMGRKKFNMDPTKGIRFLIDSSLLKNTSDDIAQFLYKGEGLNKTAIGDYLGERDDFNIEVLHAFLELHEFTDLNLVQALRQFLWSFRLPGEAQKIDRMMEAFAQRYCHCNPGVFQSTDTCYILSFAVIMLNTSLHNPNVKDKPSVQRFTAMNRGINDGGDLPEDLLRNLYDSIKNEPFKIPEDDGNDLTHTFFNPDREGWLLKLGGRVKTWKRRWFILTDNCLYYFEYTTDKEPRGIIPLENLSIREVDDSKKPNCFELFIPNHKDQVIKACKTEADGRVVEGNHTFYRISAPTAEEKDEWINSIKAAISKDPFYEMLAARKKKVSSLKGL